A region from the Pirellulaceae bacterium genome encodes:
- a CDS encoding DUF58 domain-containing protein yields MINSRASKPLLSPELLAQLERLELVSRKIFRGRVKGERRSRRKGQSVEFADYRNYVSGDDLRFIDWNLYARLDRLFLKMFLEEEDLHFFGLLDASSSMEFGDPTKLEYAKQLAAALGFVGLCRTDRVKLDVLSTDLGPRSPALRGRHSLWQMTQYLESIQPNQNVSLELGIKNFCLQNSGNGILVLITDLMDKAGYETALRYLLSQNLDIYLIHVLSPEELNPEINGDLKLVDCEDADVAEITASRPLLKRYQKTLASFVNGAREFCNRRGITYIMANTEMPVDRLVSSYLRQRGLVR; encoded by the coding sequence GTGATCAATTCGCGTGCATCAAAGCCGCTCCTGAGTCCCGAATTACTAGCGCAACTGGAGCGTCTGGAGCTTGTTAGCCGCAAGATCTTTCGTGGACGTGTGAAAGGCGAGCGGCGGAGTCGTCGAAAGGGACAAAGTGTCGAATTCGCCGATTACCGAAATTATGTCTCCGGCGACGACCTGCGGTTTATCGACTGGAATCTCTACGCACGACTCGACCGCCTCTTCCTGAAAATGTTCTTAGAAGAGGAAGATCTGCATTTCTTCGGTTTGCTCGATGCAAGTTCGTCGATGGAGTTTGGCGATCCGACCAAACTGGAATACGCCAAACAACTGGCAGCCGCGTTGGGCTTTGTTGGCTTGTGTCGTACCGACCGAGTCAAATTGGATGTGTTATCCACCGATCTCGGCCCCCGTTCACCCGCACTGCGAGGTCGACACAGTCTCTGGCAGATGACGCAATACCTGGAATCGATCCAGCCGAATCAAAATGTGAGCCTTGAACTGGGCATCAAGAATTTCTGCCTACAAAACAGCGGCAATGGCATCCTCGTGTTAATCACCGACCTCATGGACAAGGCAGGTTATGAAACGGCGTTGCGTTATCTGCTTTCCCAAAATCTTGATATCTACCTGATCCATGTGCTGTCTCCCGAGGAACTGAATCCGGAAATCAACGGCGATCTCAAACTGGTGGATTGCGAGGATGCTGACGTTGCCGAAATCACCGCCAGCCGCCCGCTGCTCAAACGCTATCAAAAAACACTGGCATCCTTTGTCAATGGTGCCCGCGAATTCTGCAATCGACGCGGTATTACCTACATCATGGCGAACACCGAAATGCCGGTGGATCGGCTGGTCAGTAGTTATCTTCGACAACGGGGATTGGTGCGATGA